CTTTGCAATCCTCGTGCCAGAATCCTAACGCGATGATTTTTGGTGTTTTTCCGTGGTCGACCGCCCGGCACCCGCACCAAATGAAGGCATCAGGCACGCAGGCCGGCACTGAAATGCACCTTAGCTACTCGTCGCCGCCAGTGCATTGGCCTCGACCGCAACGATGGCCTTGGCCTGGTTGAAGTCCTCGGCGTAACCGCTGGCGTAGAGCAGACAGGCCAGCTGGTTGGCAATCGGCTTGGGCAAGGCGGCCTGCTTGTCGAGCACGCGCTGCGTCCATTTCGCCGTCTGCGCCGCATCGGCACCGTCCGGCAGATTGGGCAGGGTACGCAGGCTGTCGTGCTCGGCTTCGAACAGCACATCGGCAAAGCCTTCGTGAACATATTCGAGGCGCGGCCGCCGTTTCGGATTGGCAAAAGGCTCGCCCTCGGTACCGCGCAACAGGATGGCGCGCTCGCCGCGCGCCAGCAGCATGTCGCGCATCAGGTCGATGAAATCGGGATGCGTCGCCGGTGCGACAACCACAGCCTCGCCTTCGAAGGGATTGAGCATCTTGACCAGGCTGTGCGCACTGTTGCGCACGCCCATGCGGGCGCGCAGGGCGAGCAGGTTGTGCAAGCCGGGCGCCAGCGCAGTCAGCGGCACGAAGGCCAGACCTTTTTCCTGCAGCGTGGTTTGCGCCTGGTGCGTCGTCGTCGCCGGCATGATGCCGAGTTCGCGGAAGATATGGCCGGTGGTGACCCGGCCGAACCCCTCGAGCAGGCCATGCACCAGCACCGGCACACCGAAGCGGCGCAGCATCAGCGCCAGCAACGGAGTCAGATTGGCTTCCTTGCGGGCGCCGTTGTAGCTGGGCAGGACAACCGGTCGTACGCGTCCCGCCGGATTGTCCAGAAGGGCCGTTCGATCTTCGGCTGCCGCCAGAAAGCCGAGCATTTCATCGAGCGATTCACCCTTGACGCGCAAGGCGAGCAGAATGGCCCCGAGCTCGAGATCGGGCACGCCGCCGTCGAGAATTGCCGCATAAAGCTGGCGCGCATCGTCGCCGGAGAGGCTGCGCGCCCCCTGGGCGCCGCGGCCGATTTCCTTGATGTAGTGGGCGTAAGTCATTGTCTTCTCCTGCCGCGCTCAAACGGGCACAGTCTCATGGGTCTTGCATTCAGCCAGCATCCGCTTGATGTCCGGCACACAGGAACCACAGAAGGTTCCACATTTCAGGTTTTGCTGCAGGGCGGGCAAATCGTCTCCCGCAGCAATTCCTGCCTTGATTTGCAGATCACTGACATCGGCACACTTGCAGACGATGTTGCGCGGCGCAATGGTAACCGGCGGCGCACTGCATGGCGCCAGCGCGAAGCGGATCATCGCCGGATCAAGCTTATCCTCGGCCATCGCCTGCTTCAACCAAGTCTGGGCAAGCACCTCACCCGCCAGACGGACGGCAAGCAAGCGGCCATCGCGGGAAATCGCCTTCTTGGCAATATTCCGGCTGCGATCGCTATAGACGATGGCGCCAGCGTCGCCCGCCATGCCGAACAACTGATCAAGCTCAGCAAGCGCCGCGGCATCGAGTGGCTGCTCAAGCGCCGCGCGGAACACGACCAGCGGCGCCTGCCGCCCGTAGAGACTGACATTGGCGTAGGGATAACGGTCGAGCAACGGCCGCGCTTCCTGCATCAACTCCAGCGCTTCGGCCTGATTGTCACAACGGCGGATGACGGCGAGCGGATAAGGCAGTTCGAGACGGGCGATCTGCACGGCAGCGTGTTTCAGTTCCGGCTGCATCGAAGAGGGATCAACCGCATCGCAAGCCACGGCATTGGCGCCGGGCGAGTTGAGGAACTGACTCCCCCAGTGCATCGGCAGCCAGGCCTGACCTTTCTGCATCCCGGCCCGTTCGACGACACGCAGGACGCTGTCGCCACGCGCATTGCTGAGCCGCGCCAGATCGCCGCTGACCAGCGTGCGGTGGCGCATGTCGCAAGGATGCATGCCGAGCAAGGGCTCGTCTTCCTGATTGAACAGGCGCGGCACGGTGCCGGTGCGGCTCATGCCGTGCCATTGATCGCGCATGCGACCGGAAAGCAGGCTGATCGGCAGGTCGACCGTATTGGCATCGGCAGTCGGCTGATGTTCGATCGGCAGGAAAGCCGCTTTGCCGTCGGCAGAAGCGAACACGCCGTCTTCGTAAAGACGCGTCCGGCCGGTAGCAGCCCCTTGCGGATACGGCCATTGCTGCGGTCCGGCCTGTTCGAGCAAGGCATAACTCAGGCCGCCGATATCGAGATCGCGGCCTAACGTACTGGCGCGGTGCTCGTTGAAGATGGCTTCGGCATCGGCATAGGGAAACAGCTTGTCGGTCGCCGAATTGCCCAGCTTGTGCCCGAGCCGGCGCGCGAAATCGACGACGATCTGCCAGTCGTGACGGGCTTCGCCCGGCGCGGCGACGGCCGACTGGACGCGACTGATGCGGCGCTCGGAATTGGTCACCGTGCCGTATTTTTCACCCCAGGTCGTGGCCGGCAACAGCAGGTCGGCATACGCCGCGGTATCGGTATTGCCGTAGGCTTCCTGCAGCACGACATAGTCGGCCGCTTCCAGTGCCGCGCGTACGGCAGCCTGGTTGGGCAGCGATTGCGCCGGATTCGTGCAGGCAATCCAGACCGCCTTGATCTCGCCGGTTTTCAGGCTTTTGAACAGGTCGACCGCTGACTTGCCCGGTTCTGACGGTACGTCGGGAATCCCCCACAGCTTCGCCACTTCGGCGCGATGTTCGGGATTGCCGAGGTCACGATGGGCCGACAACTGGTTGGCGAGACCGCCGACTTCGCGCCCGCCCATCGCATTCGGCTGCCCAGTCAGGGAAAACGGCCCGGCGCCGGGTTTGCCGATCTGGCCGGTCGCCAGATGCAGATGGATGATGCCGGCGTTATTCTGCGTCCCGTGCGCCGACTGGTTGAGCCCCTGGCAGTAGAGCGAAAGCGCTGCCTTGCTGCCGGCGAACCAGCGCGCCGCCGTAACGATATCCGCGGCCCGCAGGCCGCAGATCGCAGCGACCCGCTCCGGCGTGTATTCGCCGACGATCGCCTGCAACTCGGCAAAGCCACGGGTATGGACGGCGATATAGTCGGCATCGATCAGGTTCTCGGCAATCATCACCTGCAGCATGCCGTTGAATAGCGCGACATCGGTGCCCGGCTTGAGCGGCAGGTGCAGATCGGCGATTTCCGCCGTCTCGCTGCGCCGCGGATCGGCAACGATGATGCGCAGGTTGGGGTTGGCCGCCCGCGCATCCTCGATCCGGCGAAAGACGATGGGATGGGCAAGCGCCGGATTGGCACCGCTGATGAAGATCAGGCTGGCCTGATCGATATCCTCGTAACTGCACGGCGGCGCGTCAGCACCCAGGGTCTGCTTGTAGCCGGCCACCGCCGAGGACATGCAGAGACGCGAATTGGTATCGACGTTGTTGGTGCCGATCAAGCCCTTGGCGAGCTTGTTGAAGACGTAGTAATCCTCGGTCATCAATTGACCGGAGATATAAAAGGCAACCGAATCCGGACCATGCTCACGGATGATCGAAGCAAAACGCCCGGCCGCCTGGTCGAGCGCGGCATCCCAACTCAGACGCTGGCGCAGGCCATGCCGCTCCGTCCGCTGTTCCGGATGGAGCAGGCGACAGGTAGTGTCAGCCGTCAGATGCAGGCTGGCCCCCTTGGTGCACAAACGACCGAAATTGGCAGGATGCTGCGGATCACCGCGCACGCCGACAATGCGACCACCTTCAGTGGCAACCAGAACGCCGCAGCCGACGCCGCAATAACAACAAGTGGATTTGACTTCAGTTTGCATGACTTTTCCTTTTGGCATGGCTTTGAGCAACAGCCGTGCCATCGTTAAAAATCATGGACTTGAATAACAAACGGGGAGATTTCCAATGGAAATCTCCCCATTCTGGTGCATCACCAGGCGAGCGAGTCCCTATTTGATGCGCTGCAGCTTCGGGCGCCCCGCATCCGGGCGCGGCGGCTCGGGCGGGTCCTCGTCTGGTGCAGAATCTCCAGCCCCCAGCTCGGCAGAAAACGCTTCGGCTACGCCGGCATCGTCTTCGAGTTCGAAGGCCATCCCGGCTCCGTTTTCACGCGCATAAACCGCCGTTACCTGACCAACCGGTATCGACAACTCACGCGCCACACCACCAAAACGCGCCTGAAACTCGACATAGTCATTGCCAATCTGCAGCTTGTTGGTCGCACCGGGTCCCAGATTGAGCACGATCTGGCCGTCACGCACGAACTCGCGCGGCACGCGGGTCCGGGAATCGACGGTGACTGCGATATGCGGCGTGAAACCGTTATCGCAGCACCATTCCCAGATGGCGCGCAGCAAATAAGGCTTGGTCGAAGGAAGCCCCATGCCTGTTACTTGCGCATCGCTTTTTCGGACGGCGTCAGCGCGTCGATGAAACCTTGCCGGCTGAAGATGCGCTCGGCGTACTTCATCAGCGGTGCGGCAGCCTTGCCGAGATCGATGCCATAGTGGTCGAGACGCCACAACAACGGGGCAATCGCCACGTCGAGCATGGAGAACTCGTCACCCAGCATGAACTTCTGCTTGTTGAAGATCGGCACGATTTCGGTCAGACGCGCCTTGATTTCCTGGCGGGCCTTATCAGCGGTCTTGCTGTTCTTTTCGATCACTTCCATGAAGGAAAAGATTTCGCGTTCCATGCCGACCAGCAACTGGCGGGCGCGGGCGCGCATGATCGGATCGGCCGGCATCAGTTGCGGATGCGGGAAGCGTTCGTCAATGTATTCGTTGATGATGTTCGGCTCGAACAGGACGAGATCGCGCTCGACCAGAACCGGCACGCGATTGTGCGGGTTGATCGCGGCCATTTCTTCCGGCTTGTTGAACATGTCGACATCGATGACCTGAAAGTCCATGCCCTTTTCGAACAGGACAATGCGGCAACGGTGACTAAAAGGGCAGGTAGTGCCCGAATAGAGGTTCATCATTTGTGGTAACCCTCAAAATGAGATTCGGCACCGGGGGCCGGCCGAAGCCAAACCCGCGATGCCGTTAGCTGATCCGGGAAGGATCAGTGAATGTCTTTCCAGTATTCCTTCTTCAGCGCGTAGGCCACGACGAAGAGAACGGCAAGGAAGCCCAGAACGTAGAAGCCCAGCGTACGGCGGAATTCCTGTTGCGGCTCGGCCATCCAGACCATGAAGCTGACCAGATCGGAAACCGTCTTGTCGTAGGCGGCAGGAGCCAGCTCACCCGGCACGGCCAGTTCCAGCTTGTGCGTTTCGTGATTCAGCACTTGCTGACCTTGCAGGCCATACAGGATGTGCGGCATGCCGACGTTTTCGAACACCACGTTGTTCCAGCCGGTCGGACGGTTTTCGTCGCGATAGAAGGAACGCAGATAGGTGTACAACCAGTCGGCACCGGCGCCGGCGTTGCCGGCTTCGCCACGGGCACGGGCAATGATGGTCAGGTCGGGCGGCGTGGCGCCGAACCATTGCTTCTGCTCGTCGGAACGGGCAGCAACCGTCATCAGGCCACCGATCTTGTCGGTGGTGAACATCAGGTTGTCCTTCACTTGCTGCTCGGTCAACCCCAGATCCAGCAGGTTTTTGTAGCGCAAGTAGGAAGCACCATGGCAGTTCAGGCAGTAATTGACGAAGACCTTGGCACCATTCTGCAGCGCCGCCTTGTCACTGACCGAACCCGGCCACTTGTCGAGATGAACCGCACCGCCGCTGGCAAAAGCCATGATCGGCGCGAAGAGCAATGCGATCAGAAATTTTTTCATTTTTTGCACCCTCACTTCATCGTCACGCGGTCAGGAACCGGCTTGAACTTGTCCATGCGGGACCACCACGGCATGCCGAGGAAGAAACCGAAGTAGAACACCGTGCAGATTTGCGAAATGATTTCGCCCATCGGAGACGGGGACAAGGTGCCCAGGTAACCGAGGATGAAGAAGCAAATCACGAAAATGGTGATCATGGCCTTGGTGATCGGGCCGCGATAGCGGATCGACTTGACCGGGCTGCGATCGAGCCAAGGCAAGGCAGCGAAGATCACCACGGAAGCACCCATCGCCACCACACCCCAGAACTTGGCATCGAGACCGAAGAAGTTCCAGACCATCGCACGCAGGATGGAGTAGTAAGGCGTGAAGTACCAGACCGGCGCGATATGCGGCGGGGTCTTCAGCGGGTCAGCCGGATAGAAATTCGGCGTTTCCAGGAAGTAGCCACCACCTTCGGGAGCCCAGAACATCACGGCAGAGAAAATCATCAGGAAGACGACAACACCGACGATGTCCTTGACCGTGTAGTACGGGTGGAACGGAATGCCGTCACGCGGAATGCCGTTTTCGTCCTTGTTGGCCTTGATTTCGACGCCGTCCGGGTTGTTCGAACCGGTTTCGTGCAGCGCCAGCACGTGGGCGGCGACAAGACCGAGCAGCACGAGCGGGAAGGCGATGACGTGGAAGGAGAAGAAACGGTTCAGGGTTGCGTCACCAACCACGAAGTCACCACGGATGATCAGCGAAAGATCAGCGCCGATGACCGGGATGGCTGAGAACAGATTCACGATCACCTGGGCGCCCCAGTAGGACATCTGACCCCACGGCAGCAAATAGCCGAAGAAGGCTTCGCCCATCAGCACCAGGAAGATGCCGACACCGAACAGCCAGGTCAGCTCGCGCGGCTTGCGGTACGAACCGTAGATCAGGCCACGGAACATGTGCATGTAAACCACGATGAAGAAGGCCGAAGCACCGGTCGAGTGCATGTAGCGGATCAGCCAGCCACCCGGCACATCACGCATGATGTACTCGACGGAAGCAAAGGCGACAGGAACGCCATTCGCGTTTACCGCAGCATCCGGCTTGTAGTGCATGACCAGGAAAATGCCGGTAACGATCTGGATGACCAGGACCAGCAGGGCCAGTGAGCCGAAGAAATACCAGAAGTTGAAATTCTTCGGTGCGTAGTATTCGGACAGATGCCCCTTCCACATGGAAGTTGCCGGGAAACGCGCATCCAGCCACTCGAGCGCATTGCCGGCCAGGGAACCGTCAGACTTGTACTTTTCGAAATTGCCAGCAGCCATTTCTTATGCTCCCTTCTTGTCATCGCCGATCAGGATACGGGTATCGGCGAGATACACGTGCGGCGGCACTTCAAGGTTGGTCGGGGCCGGCTTCGCCTTGAACACGCGACCAGCGAAGTCGAAGGTCGAACCGTGACAGGGGCAAAGGAAACCGCCCAGCCATTCGCCCGGCATGCCTTCTTCGGCACCGGCCTTGAACTTGGAGGACGGCGAACAGCCAAGGTGGGTACAAATCCCGACCACGACCATGATTTCCGGCTTGATCGAACGGGTATCGTTCTGGGCATAGGCCGGCTGCTGACTCGTCTTTTCGGACTTCGGATCAGCCACGGCATCAGCCAGCTTGGGCAGCGTATCCAGCATTTCCTTGGTGCGATTGATGATCCACACCGGCTTGCCGCGCCACTCGACGGTCATCATCTGGCCCGGTTCAAGCTTGCTGATATCGACTTCTACCGGAGCGCCTGCTGCCTTGGCACGCTCTGACGGAAGCAAGCTGGAGACGAACGGTACGAGTGCTGCAACAGCCCCCGCCCCGCCCACGGCCGCGGTCGCGACGATCAAACGCCGTCTGCCGCAGTCCATTTTTCCTTGTTTGCTCATAACGCTGACCCCTAAAGGAATTGGATGGGATTAAAAATAAACGCTAAATTATACGACATCGGAACCTCCGATCAAAGCCGCTGTCACCCGGCGCAGTTCTTTCTTTCTCGCAACGCCTGCGCCAAGGTGCCACTATCGACGTATTCGAGCTCGCCACCGACCGGTATCCCGCGAGCAATTCGTGTCACGGCAATCCCCTTTGGCCGCAGCATGGCAGTCAGGTAATGCGCGGTAGCTTCGCCTTCATTGGTGTAATTGGTGGCCAGAATGACCTCCTTGACCATGCCATCGAGGGCGCGCGCCATGACACGCTCCAGACCAAGCTCGCGCGCCCCCACCCCATCCAGCGGCGAAATCCGCCCCATCAGCACGTAATAGAGCCCCTGGAAAGCCAGAGTCTGCTCCATCATGTTCATGTCGACAGGGGTTTCGACGACGCACAATAGCGACTGGTCACGCTTCGGAGAGGCGCAACGCTCGCAGAGATCGGCTTCGGTGAAAGTATTGCAGCGCTGGCAATGCCGGATAGCCTGCAGCGCATGCAGAAGGGAATCACCGAGCTTGCGGGCCCCTGAACGGTCGCGCTGCAGCAAATGATAAGCCATGCGTTGGGCCGACTTCGGCCCAACGCCAGGCAAGCAGCGGAGGGCTTCTATCAGCGCTTCGAGGCCCGAGGGATTCACTTAGAACGGCAGCTTGAAGCCAGCCGGCAGGTTCATGCCAGCTGTAAATCCGGCCATTTTTTCCTGGCTGAGCGCTTCGCCGCGGCGGATCGCATCGTTAACTGCAGCCGCAACCAGATCTTCGAGCATTTCACGATCATCCATTACCGACGGATCGATACTGACACGGCGCACGTCATGCGCACAGGTCATCACGATCTTGACCATGCCGGCACCGGATTGCCCCTCGACCTCAATCTGGGCGAGCTGCTCCTGCGCCTTCTTCATGTTTTCCTGCATCATCTGGGCCTGCTTCATCAGGCCACCCAAGCCACCCTTCATCATTTTCCGAGTTCTCCGTTAAGTGATAGGTCTAATGGATGTATCAACAACGGACGCATCGAACGACTCGATCACGTCACGCACAAAGGAATCTTCTTCGATCGAGGCAATTGCCTTGTCCTGGCGCTCGCGTTTTTCGCGTCCGGCAGTCTCGGCCGGGGTATCAACCTCATTCTGCGCCAGCTCGAAACGCACCTTGAGCGGGCGCCCGAAATACTCGCTCAAGGCCTGCTCCAGCCGATCCGGCGCCGGCTTCATCTGCAGATGCGAATGGGATGGCGACAGGCGCAACAGGCAATCCGCCTCGTTCAACTGGCGCAACTCACAGTGTTGTGCCAGGGTTCGCGCCAGACCGCTCAATTGCAGACCTGCGACGATTTCATGCCAATCAGAATCAGCTGCCGACTGCAGAGAAGGCTTGCTGACCGACGGCGAAGACAACACAGGCGCAGGCGTCTCCAACGGCTTGACCACAGGCGCTGGCGCAGGCGTAACGGCGGCAACCGGACGCGTCACCGGAATGACCGGTGGCCGTGAGCGCACCGGCACGGAAGCCACGACATCAGCCACCGAGGCTGGCCGGAAGGTGTGCAAGCGCAACAAGGTCATGACAAAACCGGCATATTCATCCGGCGCGGTCGACAGCTCATTTCGACCAATATTCACGATCTGATAAGCCAGCTGCACGAATTCGGGACTCAACGCCGCAGCAACCTGCAGCAACTGCTCGCGCTCGGGATCGTCGTCATCGACCGCACCCGGCACACATTGCGCAATCTGCACCCGCGTCAGCAGCGCACCCAGCTCCTGCAAGGCCGCGCCAAACGACAGGCTGCGCACACTCAGATCGGCCGCCACGCGCAGCAGCGCCGAGGCATCACCCGCCTGCAGCGCTTCGAGAATGGCGAACAGGTAATCCAGATCGACCGTACCCAGCATGCTGCGCACCTGCGACTCTTCGACCTTGCCGGCACCGTGGGCAATGGCCTGATCGAGCAGGGACAGCGCATCGCGCATGCTGCCGGCAGCCGAGCGGGCAACCAGCGCCAGCGCACCACTGTCGAAGGGCACACTCTCGGCCTGCAGAATATGCGCCAGATGCGTCGTAATGGCACTCACCGGCATCTGTTTCAGATTGAACTGCAAACAACGCGACAGCACGGTCACCGGAATTTTTTGCGGATCGGTCGTTGCCAGGATGAATTTGACGTGCTCGGGCGGCTCTTCCAGCGTCTTCAACATGGCATTGAAGGCCGAGTTGGAGAGCATGTGCACTTCGTCGATCACGTAAACCTTGAAACGCCCGCGCGTTGGCGCATAGACGGCGTTTTCGAGAAGCTGGCGCATCTCGTCGACTTTGGTGTTGGTTGCCGCGTCCACTTCGAGCAGATCGACGAAACGCCCACTGTCAATTTCCTGGCAGGCTGAACAAGTGCCGCACGGGGTCGCCGTGATGCCACTTTCGCAATTCAGCGATTTGGCGAGAATACGGGCAATCGTCGTCTTGCCGACACCGCGGGTACCGGTGAACAAATAGGCGTGATGCAGACGCTTTTCGGAAAGCGCATGGGTCAGAGCGCGGACAACGTGTTCCTGTCCGACTAGCGTAGAAAAATTACGCGGCCGCCACTTGCGTGCAAGAACCTGATAACTCATGCGCCCCACACCAAAACAAGAATAGAAAATGGCGAGCCTAACCCCCGGCACTTGCAGTAAGTAGCTGTGGCTGCTTCCTTCCGGACCTGACCAGATTCACCACCCTGCAATGCGGGGAGACCCGCCGGGATGGATTCTATCACCGATTCGACCGAGACTCACCGCACGTCAACGAAAAACGGGATGCCCGCAGGCACCCCGTTTTGATAAAGCATGAAGAGGCTTAGAAGCGATAACCGACGCCGACGCCAGCGGTGATCGGGTTCAGATCAACCTTGCCCAGTTTGGCACCGCCACCAGTCAGATGCACATCGGTAGACATCTGGATATATTTGACGTCGAGATTGACCGACCAGTTCTTGTCAATCAGATAATCAAAACCAACCTGAGCCGCCAAACCCCAGCTGCTGCTATCAACATCAGCCGTTGCCCCGATGTTTTTGCGGTCGGTAAAAATCGTATAGTTCAAGCCAGCACCGACATAAGGCTTGAAAGCACCCAGATCAGTAAAATGATATTGCAGCAGCAAGGAAGGCGGCAGCGCCTTGATCGTGCCCAACTGACCACCATTCAGTTTGATATCAATTTTCTGCGGATAGGTAAGAACCAACTCGGCAGCAATATTTTTGGTAAAGAAATAGGAGAGGTCAACTTCCGGGATCCAGCGATCCTTGGCCTCAACTACCGTAGCGCCGCCCAAGCCATCGGCCTGCCCATTATCAAATCCAATATGTACCGCGCGCGCCCGAACAAGGAACGCCCCCTCATCAGCCGCCTGAGCAATCCCAGAGAACAGACCGGTGGCAACCAGAGCAGCAACAAGAATCTTCTTATGCATTTGATACTCCCTCTTCTTCGTTGAAAGAGGGGCATGCTACGCGCCCCCCAAGAGGGGTTTTTGACCTATATCAAGATAATCATTTATATCGTTTTAATCACATTAGTGCAATTTATGCACCCAAAAAAAATCCCGGCAGCCGGCAGGCCGGCGGCAGGGATTCTCGGGAAAAGACAACGAAACTAAAGCTTGCCTTCAACCCATGCCGCCACCGAAGCCAGCGCCGCCGGCAGATTCTCAGGCTGCGTACCACCGGCTTGCGCCATGTCGGGACGACCACCGCCCTTGCCGCCGACCTGCTGGGCAACCATGTTGACCAGCTCGCCGGCCTTGACCTTGCCGGTCAGGTCGGCGGTCACGCCGGCAATCAGCGTCACCTTGCCGTCAATCACCGAAGCCAGCACGATAGCGGCCGACTTCAGCTTGTCCTTGAGCTTGTCCATGGTCTCGCGCAGGGCATTGACATCCGCCCCCTGCAGCAGCGCGGCCAAAACCTTGGCACCCTTGACGTCGACCGCCTGGGCCAGCATGTCGTCGCCCTGGGCCGAAGCCAGTTTGGACTTCAGGCGAGCCAGCTCTTTTTCTAAGTCGTGGGTTTTATTCTTGAGCTTAGTAACTTGCTCTTGAGCAATGCCGACGCTGGCCGAATTGAAGCCAAGCTCAAAAGCCAACTCATTAAACTCTTCATATAGTCGCTGCACCAGAGCCAGTGCATTGTCGCCAGTAAGCGCCTCAACACGACGAACACCAGCCGCGACACCAGCCTCGTTGGTTATCTTGAACAGGCCGATGTCACCCGTGCGGGAAACGTGCGTACCGCCGCACAGTTCGCGCGAGGAACCAATATCGAGGACGCGTACGCTGTCGCCGTATTTTTCGCCGAACAGCATCATGGCACCCAGTTTCTGG
The DNA window shown above is from Quatrionicoccus australiensis and carries:
- the ybiB gene encoding DNA-binding protein YbiB, producing MTYAHYIKEIGRGAQGARSLSGDDARQLYAAILDGGVPDLELGAILLALRVKGESLDEMLGFLAAAEDRTALLDNPAGRVRPVVLPSYNGARKEANLTPLLALMLRRFGVPVLVHGLLEGFGRVTTGHIFRELGIMPATTTHQAQTTLQEKGLAFVPLTALAPGLHNLLALRARMGVRNSAHSLVKMLNPFEGEAVVVAPATHPDFIDLMRDMLLARGERAILLRGTEGEPFANPKRRPRLEYVHEGFADVLFEAEHDSLRTLPNLPDGADAAQTAKWTQRVLDKQAALPKPIANQLACLLYASGYAEDFNQAKAIVAVEANALAATSS
- a CDS encoding nitrate reductase, whose amino-acid sequence is MQTEVKSTCCYCGVGCGVLVATEGGRIVGVRGDPQHPANFGRLCTKGASLHLTADTTCRLLHPEQRTERHGLRQRLSWDAALDQAAGRFASIIREHGPDSVAFYISGQLMTEDYYVFNKLAKGLIGTNNVDTNSRLCMSSAVAGYKQTLGADAPPCSYEDIDQASLIFISGANPALAHPIVFRRIEDARAANPNLRIIVADPRRSETAEIADLHLPLKPGTDVALFNGMLQVMIAENLIDADYIAVHTRGFAELQAIVGEYTPERVAAICGLRAADIVTAARWFAGSKAALSLYCQGLNQSAHGTQNNAGIIHLHLATGQIGKPGAGPFSLTGQPNAMGGREVGGLANQLSAHRDLGNPEHRAEVAKLWGIPDVPSEPGKSAVDLFKSLKTGEIKAVWIACTNPAQSLPNQAAVRAALEAADYVVLQEAYGNTDTAAYADLLLPATTWGEKYGTVTNSERRISRVQSAVAAPGEARHDWQIVVDFARRLGHKLGNSATDKLFPYADAEAIFNEHRASTLGRDLDIGGLSYALLEQAGPQQWPYPQGAATGRTRLYEDGVFASADGKAAFLPIEHQPTADANTVDLPISLLSGRMRDQWHGMSRTGTVPRLFNQEDEPLLGMHPCDMRHRTLVSGDLARLSNARGDSVLRVVERAGMQKGQAWLPMHWGSQFLNSPGANAVACDAVDPSSMQPELKHAAVQIARLELPYPLAVIRRCDNQAEALELMQEARPLLDRYPYANVSLYGRQAPLVVFRAALEQPLDAAALAELDQLFGMAGDAGAIVYSDRSRNIAKKAISRDGRLLAVRLAGEVLAQTWLKQAMAEDKLDPAMIRFALAPCSAPPVTIAPRNIVCKCADVSDLQIKAGIAAGDDLPALQQNLKCGTFCGSCVPDIKRMLAECKTHETVPV
- a CDS encoding ClpXP protease specificity-enhancing factor, translated to MGLPSTKPYLLRAIWEWCCDNGFTPHIAVTVDSRTRVPREFVRDGQIVLNLGPGATNKLQIGNDYVEFQARFGGVARELSIPVGQVTAVYARENGAGMAFELEDDAGVAEAFSAELGAGDSAPDEDPPEPPRPDAGRPKLQRIK
- a CDS encoding glutathione S-transferase N-terminal domain-containing protein, which encodes MMNLYSGTTCPFSHRCRIVLFEKGMDFQVIDVDMFNKPEEMAAINPHNRVPVLVERDLVLFEPNIINEYIDERFPHPQLMPADPIMRARARQLLVGMEREIFSFMEVIEKNSKTADKARQEIKARLTEIVPIFNKQKFMLGDEFSMLDVAIAPLLWRLDHYGIDLGKAAAPLMKYAERIFSRQGFIDALTPSEKAMRK
- a CDS encoding cytochrome c1, translated to MKKFLIALLFAPIMAFASGGAVHLDKWPGSVSDKAALQNGAKVFVNYCLNCHGASYLRYKNLLDLGLTEQQVKDNLMFTTDKIGGLMTVAARSDEQKQWFGATPPDLTIIARARGEAGNAGAGADWLYTYLRSFYRDENRPTGWNNVVFENVGMPHILYGLQGQQVLNHETHKLELAVPGELAPAAYDKTVSDLVSFMVWMAEPQQEFRRTLGFYVLGFLAVLFVVAYALKKEYWKDIH
- a CDS encoding cytochrome b, which encodes MAAGNFEKYKSDGSLAGNALEWLDARFPATSMWKGHLSEYYAPKNFNFWYFFGSLALLVLVIQIVTGIFLVMHYKPDAAVNANGVPVAFASVEYIMRDVPGGWLIRYMHSTGASAFFIVVYMHMFRGLIYGSYRKPRELTWLFGVGIFLVLMGEAFFGYLLPWGQMSYWGAQVIVNLFSAIPVIGADLSLIIRGDFVVGDATLNRFFSFHVIAFPLVLLGLVAAHVLALHETGSNNPDGVEIKANKDENGIPRDGIPFHPYYTVKDIVGVVVFLMIFSAVMFWAPEGGGYFLETPNFYPADPLKTPPHIAPVWYFTPYYSILRAMVWNFFGLDAKFWGVVAMGASVVIFAALPWLDRSPVKSIRYRGPITKAMITIFVICFFILGYLGTLSPSPMGEIISQICTVFYFGFFLGMPWWSRMDKFKPVPDRVTMK
- the petA gene encoding ubiquinol-cytochrome c reductase iron-sulfur subunit; amino-acid sequence: MSKQGKMDCGRRRLIVATAAVGGAGAVAALVPFVSSLLPSERAKAAGAPVEVDISKLEPGQMMTVEWRGKPVWIINRTKEMLDTLPKLADAVADPKSEKTSQQPAYAQNDTRSIKPEIMVVVGICTHLGCSPSSKFKAGAEEGMPGEWLGGFLCPCHGSTFDFAGRVFKAKPAPTNLEVPPHVYLADTRILIGDDKKGA
- the recR gene encoding recombination mediator RecR yields the protein MNPSGLEALIEALRCLPGVGPKSAQRMAYHLLQRDRSGARKLGDSLLHALQAIRHCQRCNTFTEADLCERCASPKRDQSLLCVVETPVDMNMMEQTLAFQGLYYVLMGRISPLDGVGARELGLERVMARALDGMVKEVILATNYTNEGEATAHYLTAMLRPKGIAVTRIARGIPVGGELEYVDSGTLAQALRERKNCAG
- a CDS encoding YbaB/EbfC family nucleoid-associated protein; this encodes MMKGGLGGLMKQAQMMQENMKKAQEQLAQIEVEGQSGAGMVKIVMTCAHDVRRVSIDPSVMDDREMLEDLVAAAVNDAIRRGEALSQEKMAGFTAGMNLPAGFKLPF